The Acidimicrobiales bacterium region GCCACCCAGCAGCGGTGATCCTCGTGGTACCAGTGGGTGAACCGGGCGGCTTCGCACAGCTCGCAGTCGGGATCCTTCGGGGGTGGTGCCTCAGCCACGGTCGAGCCCGGCACGCAGCGCGGCCACGAACTCCACCGCCGCGTCGAAGCCCTCGCCGTCGAGGAGCTTGCGGATGATCGCCGATGCCACGACCACGCCGTCGGCCACCTCGGCCACCTCGGCCGCGTGATCGGGCGTGGAGATGCCGAGCCCGACGATGACCGGCTTGTCGGTGATCGCCTTGAGCCGACGAGCGATCTGCACCGCGCTCGTGGCCAGTTCGGCCCGTTCGCCGGTGGTGCCGACGACACCGACCGCGTAGACGAAGCCGCGGGCCCGCTCGCACACCCGGACCAGGCGCTCGTCGGAGCCGGTCGGCGCGGCCAGCAGGACCGTCTCGACCCCTGCCTGGTCGGCGCACTCCGCCCACGGACCGACCTCCTCGAGGGGGAGGTCGGGCAGGATCGCACCGGCGATGCCGGCTCGGGCCAGGTCCTGGGCGAAGCGTCGGTGCCCCATGTGGAACGCCACGTTGTAGTAGGTCATGGCGATGAGCGGCACAGCCGACTCGATGCCCTCGACCGCATCGAGGATGCTCGCAGGGGTGACCCCGGACCCGAGGGCGAGGCTCGACGCCTGCTGGATCGTGGGACCGTCCATCATCGGGTCGGAGAACGGGATGCTCACCTCGATGGCATCGGCCCCCGCCTGTCCGAAGGCCTCGACCATGCGGGGCCAGTCGTCGGGGTAGCCGCCGGTGACATAGGGCAACAGGAGCTTGTGCCCGGCATCGCGTCGTGCGCGCAGATGGGCCTCGAGCGGGCCGATCCCGGTGGTGGTCGGGACGTCGGCCGCGCTCATCGGAGGATCTCCATCATCTGGCCGACGTCCTTGTCGCCCCGACCCGACAGGTTCAACAGCACGGTTCGGCCCGCCAGGTCGGCTCTGGCCCGACTCACCCAGGCCAGGGCGTGAGCCGGCTCGAGGGCGGGGATGATGCCTTCGGTGCGGGACAGGAGCTGGAAGGCCTCGATGACCTCGGCGTCGGTGACCTGCTCGTAGCGGGCACGGCCGATGTCGGCGAGATGGGCGTGTTCGGGTCCGACCCCCGGGTAGTCGAGACCGGCCGAGATCGACTCGGCCTCGGTGACCTGGCCCCACTCGTCCTGGAGCAGATACGACTTCGACCCATGGACCACGCCGGGGACGGCCCGAGCCACCGCCGCTCCCCCGGCCGGCTCGACCCCCACCAGCTCGGCATCGGTGTCGACGAAGCCCGAGAAGATGCCGATGGCGTTGGACCCACCGCCGACGCAGGCGGTCACGATGTCGGGGTGGCCGCCCAGCAGGCGCCGGCACTGCTCGCGGGCCTCGGTGCCGATGACCCGCTGCAGCTCGCGCACGATCCACGGATAGGGGTGCGGGCCCATGGCCGACCCGAGGCAGTAGTGGCTCTCCTCGACGGTCGCGACCCAGTCGCGCAGCGCCTCGTTCACCGCGTCCTTGAGCGTGCGGCTCCCCGACGACGCGGGCCGCACCTCGGCGCCCAGCAGCTCCATGCGGAACACGTTGAGCTGCTGGCGGACCATGTCGACCTCGCCCATGTAGACGGTGCAGTCCATGCCGAACAGCGCGGCCGCGGTGGCGGTGGCGACCCCGTGCTGTCCGGCACCGGTCTCGGCGAGGAGCCGGCGCTTGCCCATCCGCCTGGCCAACAGGGCCTGGCCCAGCACGTTGTTGATCTTGTGAGAGCCGGTGTGGTTGAGGTCCTCTCGCTTGAGCAGCAGCCGCAGGCCGAGCTCTTCGGACAGGCGGTGGCACTCGGTGAGCGGCGACGGGCGTCCCGCGTAGTCGGCGAGGAGGCCGTCGAGCTCGGTCCGGAAGGCGGGATCGGCCCAGGCGTCGGCGAAGCCCGCGGCCAGCTCTTCGCACGCGGGCACGATCGTCTCGGGGACGAACCGACCGCCAAAGTCGCCGAAGCGACCGTCGGAACCCGGAGTGCCCATCAGCGACGCACCATCGGTGTTCGGGTCGGTCATTCGTCCTCCTGCCAGTCGTAGAGCTGGGCGGTCCCGACCTCGAGCGGGTCGAACTCCTCGGCGGGGTCGGTGACGGCCGCCTTGGCGTTGGCGACGAAGGCGCGCACCTTGCGTGGGTCCTTGCGGCCGGGCTCGGCCTCGACCCCGGTCGACACGTCGACGCCCCACGGCTGCACCCGGGAAATGGCATCGGCCACGTTGTCCGGCGTGAGGCCACCGGCGAGCAGGATCCGCCGCCCCGACGGCGCCCCCTCGGCCAGCGACCAGTCGAACACCTGGCCCGACCCCGGGGTGGGAGAGTCGATGAGGACGATGTCGGCGCCCCAGTCATCGGAGTGGCGCAGCGACTCGCTTCCGGCGGGGAACGCCTGGATGAGCACATCGACGTTGCGTCGGACGTGGCGCGCATCGTCGGGCGACTCGTGCCCGTGGAGCTGGGCGCCGCGCAACCCGGACGAGCGGACCACCTCGACCACACGTTGTGGGGCCTCGTCGCGGAACACGCCGACGGTGAGGATCTCGGGCGGGAGCCGCC contains the following coding sequences:
- the trpB gene encoding tryptophan synthase subunit beta, translating into MTDPNTDGASLMGTPGSDGRFGDFGGRFVPETIVPACEELAAGFADAWADPAFRTELDGLLADYAGRPSPLTECHRLSEELGLRLLLKREDLNHTGSHKINNVLGQALLARRMGKRRLLAETGAGQHGVATATAAALFGMDCTVYMGEVDMVRQQLNVFRMELLGAEVRPASSGSRTLKDAVNEALRDWVATVEESHYCLGSAMGPHPYPWIVRELQRVIGTEAREQCRRLLGGHPDIVTACVGGGSNAIGIFSGFVDTDAELVGVEPAGGAAVARAVPGVVHGSKSYLLQDEWGQVTEAESISAGLDYPGVGPEHAHLADIGRARYEQVTDAEVIEAFQLLSRTEGIIPALEPAHALAWVSRARADLAGRTVLLNLSGRGDKDVGQMMEILR
- a CDS encoding phosphoribosylanthranilate isomerase: MFVKICGITTEDDALLAVAMGADAISFVFAPSPRQVAAGHVRDIVRRLPPEILTVGVFRDEAPQRVVEVVRSSGLRGAQLHGHESPDDARHVRRNVDVLIQAFPAGSESLRHSDDWGADIVLIDSPTPGSGQVFDWSLAEGAPSGRRILLAGGLTPDNVADAISRVQPWGVDVSTGVEAEPGRKDPRKVRAFVANAKAAVTDPAEEFDPLEVGTAQLYDWQEDE
- the trpA gene encoding tryptophan synthase subunit alpha translates to MSAADVPTTTGIGPLEAHLRARRDAGHKLLLPYVTGGYPDDWPRMVEAFGQAGADAIEVSIPFSDPMMDGPTIQQASSLALGSGVTPASILDAVEGIESAVPLIAMTYYNVAFHMGHRRFAQDLARAGIAGAILPDLPLEEVGPWAECADQAGVETVLLAAPTGSDERLVRVCERARGFVYAVGVVGTTGERAELATSAVQIARRLKAITDKPVIVGLGISTPDHAAEVAEVADGVVVASAIIRKLLDGEGFDAAVEFVAALRAGLDRG